In the Penaeus chinensis breed Huanghai No. 1 chromosome 31, ASM1920278v2, whole genome shotgun sequence genome, one interval contains:
- the LOC125041648 gene encoding ryncolin-1-like, translating to MYTTTAITRAACTLYIPTRTASTPLTCTATWTPTAVGGRSSRDAATLRRGSNSTARMTNTREASGTLQKESFGSGTSTSTPSRTNELRVDLEDVIGGSGWAKYSRFKLDDRDNFTSLTLSGFSGNVTDTFGYHRGYKFSGNDSGGTGGNCSLKHGAGWWFHTCYHACLNKKMYHMKWSVSGQSLNGTTLLIRPVIIDI from the exons ATGTATACAACCACGGCAATCACAAGAGCGGCGTGTACATTATATATCCCTACACGGACTGCCTCGACCCCGTTAACGTGTACTGCGACATGGACACCGACGGCGGTGGGTGGGCGGTCATCCAGAGACGCCGCGACATTACGCCGAGGATCGAATTCAACCGCACGTATGACGAATACGCGCGAGGCTTCGGGGACGTTGCAAAAGGAGAGTTTTGGCTCGGGAACGAGTACATCCACACCCTCACGAACCAACGAGCTCCGGGTCGATCTAGAGGACGTCATCGGCGGATCTGGGTGGGCCAAGTACAGCAGATTCAAGTTGGACGACAGGGACAATTTCACTTCTTTGACCCTGTCGGGGTTCAGCGGGAACGTGACTGACACCTTCGGTTATCACCGGGGCTACAAGTTCTCAGGAAATGATAGCGGCGGTACTGGGGGAAACTGTTCTTTAAA GCATGGCGCCGGCTGGTGGTTTCATACCTGTTACCATGCTTGCCTCAACAAAAAAATGTATCATATGAAGTGGAGTGTGTCTGGCCAGTCCTTGAATGGTACAACCCTCTTAATTCGACCCGTCATCATTGATATATGA